A genomic region of Sphingomonas sp. IW22 contains the following coding sequences:
- the rpoC gene encoding DNA-directed RNA polymerase subunit beta', which produces MNELTNFANPVAKTETFDQIQIGIASPDRIRSWSFGEIKKPETINYRTFKPERDGLFCARIFGPIKDYECLCGKYKRMKYKGIVCEKCGVEVTVSKVRRERMGHIELAAPVAHIWFLKSLPSRIGLLLDMQLKQLERVLYFESYIVIEPGLTALEKYQLLTEDELLDAQDQYGEDAFSAGIGAEAVKQMLMDLDLEGERRDLLEELATTKSELKPKKIIKRLKVVESFIDSGNRPEWMILDVVPVIPPELRPLVPLDGGRFATSDLNDLYRRVINRNNRLKRLMELRAPDIIVRNEKRMLQEAVDALFDNGRRGRTITGANKRPLKSLSDMLKGKQGRFRQNLLGKRVDYSGRSVIVTGPELKLHQCGLPKKMALELFKPFIYARLDAKGLSMTLKQAKKWVEKERKEVWDILDEVIREHPVLLNRAPTLHRLGIQAFEPVLIEGKAIQLHPLVCSAFNADFDGDQMAVHVPLSLEAQLEARVLMMSTNNILSPANGKPIIVPSQDMVLGLYYLSLEKTGEPGEGMVLADMEEVHQALFAGVVTLHTKIVSRVPQTDEDGNQYLKRFETTPGRMLLGECLPKSHKVPFDIVNRLLTKKDVGDVIDEVYRHTGQKETVLFADAIMSLGFRHAFRAGISFGKDDMIIPAAKEGMVDETRALVKDYEQQYQDGLITQQEKYNKVIDAWSRCGDQVAAAMMDEIKAVKRYDDGPMAGREKPINSIYMMAHSGARGSQAQIKQLAGMRGLMAKPSGEIIETPIISNFKEGLTVLEYFNSTHGARKGLADTALKTANSGYLTRRLVDVSQDCVIMEDDCGTERALEMRAIVQGGSTIASLGERILGRTTAEDVVDPKTNEVIIPIGTLLDEPMIAQIEALGVQGMKIRSPLVCEARIGVCGKCYGRDLARGTPVNIGEAVGVIAAQSIGEPGTQLTMRTFHIGGAAQLNEQSNLEAPVDGTLEYRDLRVIEDQRGRRVTLSRSGEIAIVDMDGRELAVHRIPYGAYVMFDDGHVVSKGDRMAEWDPFTMPVITENPGIVKYQDLIDGKTLTEQADDATGITQRVVTEYRGKAKEDLRPRLTLLDDASGETGRYMLASGTVLSVEDGAEVKAGDVLARASRESAKTRDITGGLPRVAELFEARKPKENAIIAKVSGRVVFGKDYKAKRKIGIQPEDGGEVVEYLVPKSKVIDVQEGDYVKRGDNLIGGSPDPHDILEVLGIEPLAEYLVSEIQEVYRLQGVKINDKHIEVIVRQMLQKVEITDGGDTTLLAGEQVDRDEMDEANSKLEANQQPAQGKPILLGITKASLQTRSFISAASFQETTRVLTEASVQGKIDTLNGLKENVIVGRLIPAGTGAGMNRLRVAASSRDAALRVAQRKMAEASLIAPASAAEEHAAELARSARDAQGTGDDPLASVAPSGHGTDADAGEYLND; this is translated from the coding sequence ATGAACGAACTGACCAACTTCGCGAACCCGGTCGCCAAGACCGAGACCTTCGACCAGATCCAGATCGGCATCGCGTCTCCGGACCGCATCCGTTCGTGGTCGTTCGGCGAAATCAAGAAGCCCGAGACGATCAACTATCGCACGTTCAAGCCCGAGCGTGACGGCCTGTTCTGCGCGCGCATCTTCGGTCCGATCAAGGATTACGAATGCCTGTGCGGCAAGTACAAGCGCATGAAGTACAAGGGCATCGTCTGCGAAAAGTGCGGCGTCGAGGTTACCGTCTCGAAGGTCCGTCGCGAGCGCATGGGCCATATCGAACTGGCTGCGCCGGTCGCGCACATCTGGTTCCTGAAGTCGCTGCCGTCGCGCATCGGCCTGCTGCTCGACATGCAGCTCAAGCAGCTGGAGCGCGTCCTTTATTTCGAGAGCTATATCGTCATCGAGCCGGGCCTGACCGCGCTTGAGAAGTATCAGCTGCTGACCGAGGACGAGCTGCTCGACGCTCAGGATCAGTATGGCGAAGACGCCTTCTCGGCCGGCATCGGTGCAGAAGCCGTCAAGCAGATGCTGATGGACCTCGATCTTGAGGGCGAGCGCCGCGACCTGCTTGAGGAGCTGGCAACCACCAAGTCGGAACTGAAGCCCAAGAAGATCATCAAGCGGCTGAAGGTCGTCGAATCGTTCATCGATTCGGGCAACCGTCCCGAATGGATGATCCTCGATGTCGTGCCGGTCATTCCGCCCGAACTGCGTCCGCTGGTGCCGCTGGACGGCGGCCGCTTTGCAACGTCGGACCTGAACGACCTGTATCGTCGCGTCATCAACCGTAACAACCGCCTCAAGCGACTGATGGAACTGCGTGCGCCGGACATCATCGTCCGCAACGAAAAGCGCATGTTGCAGGAAGCCGTCGACGCGCTGTTCGACAATGGTCGCCGCGGTCGCACGATCACCGGCGCCAACAAGCGTCCGCTCAAGTCGCTGTCCGACATGCTCAAGGGCAAGCAGGGCCGCTTCCGTCAGAACCTGCTCGGCAAGCGCGTCGACTATTCCGGCCGTTCGGTCATTGTGACCGGTCCTGAGCTGAAGCTGCACCAGTGCGGCCTGCCCAAGAAGATGGCGCTCGAGCTGTTCAAGCCGTTCATCTACGCGCGCCTCGACGCCAAGGGTCTGTCCATGACCCTGAAGCAGGCGAAGAAGTGGGTCGAGAAGGAGCGCAAGGAAGTCTGGGACATCCTGGACGAGGTGATCCGCGAGCATCCGGTGCTGCTGAACCGCGCGCCGACGCTCCACCGCCTTGGCATTCAGGCGTTCGAGCCGGTGCTGATCGAGGGCAAGGCGATCCAGCTTCACCCGCTGGTCTGCTCGGCCTTCAACGCCGACTTCGACGGTGACCAGATGGCCGTCCATGTCCCGCTTTCGCTGGAAGCCCAGCTGGAAGCGCGCGTGCTGATGATGTCGACCAACAACATCCTGTCGCCCGCCAACGGCAAGCCGATCATCGTGCCGTCGCAGGACATGGTGCTTGGCCTTTACTACCTCTCGCTGGAAAAGACCGGCGAGCCGGGTGAAGGCATGGTGCTGGCCGACATGGAGGAAGTGCACCAGGCGCTGTTCGCAGGCGTGGTGACGCTGCACACCAAGATCGTCAGCCGCGTTCCGCAGACCGACGAGGACGGCAACCAGTATCTCAAGCGGTTCGAAACCACGCCGGGCCGCATGCTGCTGGGCGAATGTCTGCCCAAGAGCCACAAGGTGCCGTTCGACATCGTCAATCGCCTGCTGACCAAGAAGGACGTGGGCGACGTCATCGATGAGGTCTATCGCCACACCGGCCAGAAGGAGACCGTGCTGTTCGCCGACGCGATCATGTCGCTGGGCTTCCGCCACGCTTTCCGCGCCGGCATCTCGTTCGGCAAGGACGACATGATCATTCCTGCCGCCAAGGAAGGGATGGTCGACGAGACCCGTGCGCTGGTTAAGGACTATGAGCAGCAGTATCAGGACGGCCTGATCACCCAGCAGGAAAAGTACAACAAGGTGATCGACGCCTGGAGCCGTTGCGGTGACCAGGTGGCAGCCGCCATGATGGACGAGATCAAGGCTGTGAAGCGTTACGACGACGGCCCGATGGCCGGCCGCGAAAAGCCGATCAACTCGATCTACATGATGGCTCACTCCGGTGCGCGTGGTTCGCAGGCCCAGATCAAGCAGCTGGCAGGCATGCGCGGCCTGATGGCCAAGCCGTCGGGCGAGATCATCGAAACGCCGATCATCTCGAACTTCAAGGAAGGTCTGACCGTCCTTGAATATTTCAACTCGACCCACGGCGCCCGTAAAGGTCTGGCCGACACCGCGCTCAAGACGGCGAACTCGGGTTACCTGACCCGCCGTCTGGTCGACGTGTCGCAGGACTGCGTCATCATGGAGGACGATTGCGGTACCGAACGCGCGCTGGAAATGCGGGCGATCGTGCAAGGCGGTTCCACCATCGCTTCGCTGGGTGAGCGTATTCTGGGCCGCACCACGGCCGAGGATGTCGTCGATCCCAAGACGAACGAGGTCATCATCCCGATCGGCACCCTGCTGGACGAGCCGATGATCGCGCAGATCGAAGCGCTGGGCGTTCAGGGCATGAAGATCCGCTCGCCGCTGGTCTGCGAAGCGCGGATCGGTGTCTGCGGAAAGTGCTATGGCCGTGACCTTGCCCGCGGTACGCCGGTGAACATCGGTGAAGCGGTCGGCGTCATCGCAGCGCAGTCGATCGGTGAGCCGGGTACGCAGCTGACCATGCGTACCTTCCACATCGGTGGTGCGGCACAGCTGAACGAGCAGTCGAACCTTGAGGCACCGGTCGACGGCACGCTCGAATATCGCGACCTGCGCGTGATCGAGGACCAGCGCGGTCGTCGCGTGACGCTCAGCCGTTCGGGTGAAATCGCGATCGTCGACATGGACGGCCGCGAACTGGCGGTTCATCGCATTCCCTACGGCGCATATGTCATGTTCGATGACGGGCATGTCGTGTCGAAGGGCGACCGGATGGCCGAATGGGATCCGTTCACCATGCCGGTGATCACGGAAAACCCCGGTATCGTGAAGTATCAGGACCTGATCGACGGCAAGACGCTGACCGAACAGGCCGACGATGCGACCGGTATCACTCAGCGTGTGGTCACCGAATATCGCGGCAAGGCCAAGGAGGATCTTCGTCCTCGCCTGACCCTGCTCGACGATGCTTCGGGCGAAACCGGCCGGTACATGCTCGCATCGGGCACGGTCCTGTCGGTCGAAGACGGCGCCGAGGTGAAGGCGGGTGACGTGCTGGCGCGCGCCAGCCGTGAATCGGCCAAGACCCGCGACATCACCGGCGGTCTGCCGCGCGTCGCCGAACTCTTTGAGGCCCGCAAGCCCAAGGAGAATGCGATCATCGCCAAGGTTTCGGGCCGCGTTGTGTTCGGCAAGGACTATAAGGCGAAGCGCAAGATCGGCATCCAGCCGGAGGATGGCGGCGAGGTCGTCGAATATCTGGTACCCAAGTCGAAGGTAATCGACGTTCAGGAAGGCGACTACGTCAAGCGTGGCGACAACCTGATCGGCGGCAGCCCCGATCCGCACGACATTCTGGAAGTGCTGGGCATCGAACCGCTGGCCGAATATCTCGTGTCGGAAATCCAGGAAGTCTATCGACTTCAGGGCGTTAAGATCAACGACAAGCACATCGAGGTGATCGTTCGCCAGATGCTGCAAAAGGTCGAGATCACCGACGGTGGCGATACCACCCTGCTTGCCGGTGAGCAGGTGGACCGCGACGAGATGGACGAAGCGAACTCGAAGCTGGAGGCGAATCAGCAGCCGGCTCAGGGCAAGCCCATCCTGCTCGGCATCACCAAGGCATCGCTCCAGACGCGTTCGTTCATCTCGGCCGCATCGTTCCAGGAAACGACGCGCGTCCTCACCGAGGCTTCGGTGCAGGGCAAGATCGACACGCTGAACGGCCTGAAGGAAAATGTCATCGTCGGCCGCCTGATCCCGGCGGGTACGGGGGCTGGCATGAACCGGTTGCGTGTTGCGGCATCGTCGCGTGATGCGGCGCTTCGCGTCGCGCAGCGCAAGATGGCTGAGGCGTCGCTCATCGCGCCTGCTTCGGCGGCGGAAGAGCATGCGGCGGAACTGGCTCGCTCGGCGCGTGATGCGCAGGGCACCGGCGACGATCCGCTGGCCAGCGTGGCCCCGTCGGGTCACGGCACCGATGCGGATGCGGGTGAATATCTGAACGACTGA
- the rpoB gene encoding DNA-directed RNA polymerase subunit beta has product MATKAIERGTAKRRIRKVFGDIHEVVQMPNLIEVQRESYEQFLRSDPSIGYVSGLEKTLRSVFPIRDFAGTAELDFVNYELEHPKFDQEECRQRGITYAAPMRVTLRLIVFEVDPDTEARSVLDIKEQDVYMGDMPLMTGNGTFIVNGTERVIVSQMHRSPGVLFDHDRGKTHASGKYLFAARVIPYRGSWLDFEFDAKDIVNVRIDRKRKLPVTSLLYALGLNSEEILNHFYNRVTFVRGQGGWQIPFAAENWRGQKPMFDIVDASSGEVIFPAGQKISPRAANKAAKDGLETLLIPTEEIFGRYSAFDLINEATGEIYIEAGDEVSAENLESLDKAGIDRVELLDIDHVSTGPWIRNTLKVDKAEEREQALSDIYRVMRPGEPPTLETAESLFSGLFFDPDRYDLSAVGRVKLNMRLDLDTPDTVTTLRTEDILAVVKTLVDLKDGKGEVDDIDNLGNRRVRSVGELLENQYRVGLLRMERAVKERMSSVDVSTVMPNDLINAKPAVAAVREFFGSSQLSQFMDQTNPLSEVTHKRRVSALGPGGLTRERAGFEVRDVHPTHYGRICPIETPEGPNIGLINSLATFSRVNKYGFIETPYRKVIDGKVTNEVVYLSAMEEQKHTVAQASAALHEDKSFAEELVSARQAGEFLMALPENVTLMDVSPKQLVSVAASLIPFLENDDANRALMGSNMQRQAVPLIQAEAPFVGTGMEETVARDSGAAIAAKREGIVDQVDAARIVIRATGDVDASESGVDIYTLMKFERSNQSTCINQRPLVKVGDVVKAGDVIADGPSTEFGELALGRNVLVAFMPWNGYNYEDSILISERIVKDDVFTSIHIEEFEVMARDTKLGPEDITRDIPNVGEEALRNLDEAGIVYIGAEVEPGDILVGKITPKGESPMTPEEKLLRAIFGEKASDVRDTSLRLPPGVSGTIVDVRVFNRHGIDKDERAMAIEREEIERLKKDSDDERGILNRATWSRLRDMLVGQTATAVPKGLKKGSVIDDALLDSVERHEWWKFAVADDAVQANLEGVKAQYDEAAKRIKEKFEDRREKLERGDELPPGVLKMVKVFVAIKRKLQPGDKMAGRHGNKGIISRILPQEDMPFLADGTPVDFVLNPLGVPSRMNVGQIFETHLGWAARGLGRKIGDALDAWREANPNPQAGQPPEAVKALLSEIYGDNYAAEIEARTPEQIVDLATHVRKGVPMGTPVFDGAVEADVTAMLRLAGLDESGQVDLYDGRTGDRFDRKVTVGYKYVLKLHHLVDDKIHARSIGPYSLVTQQPLGGKAQFGGQRFGEMEVWALQAYGAAYTLQEMLTVKSDDVVGRTKVYEAIVKGDDTFEAGIPESFNVLVKEMRSLGLNVELKSMDEGDELAEAAE; this is encoded by the coding sequence ATGGCAACCAAGGCAATCGAACGCGGCACGGCAAAGCGCCGTATCCGCAAGGTGTTCGGCGACATCCACGAAGTGGTGCAGATGCCGAACCTGATCGAGGTTCAGCGCGAATCCTACGAACAGTTCCTGCGGAGCGACCCGTCGATCGGTTACGTTTCCGGCCTTGAAAAGACGCTGCGCAGCGTTTTCCCGATCCGCGACTTCGCCGGCACCGCCGAGCTGGATTTCGTGAATTACGAGCTTGAGCATCCCAAGTTCGACCAGGAAGAATGCCGTCAGCGCGGCATCACCTATGCCGCGCCGATGCGCGTCACCCTGCGCCTGATCGTGTTCGAGGTGGACCCAGATACGGAAGCCCGCTCGGTCCTCGATATCAAGGAGCAGGACGTCTACATGGGCGACATGCCCCTGATGACGGGCAACGGCACCTTCATCGTCAACGGCACCGAACGCGTCATCGTGTCGCAGATGCACCGCTCGCCGGGCGTGCTGTTCGACCATGACCGCGGCAAGACCCACGCGTCGGGCAAGTATCTGTTCGCCGCGCGCGTCATTCCGTATCGCGGGTCGTGGCTCGACTTCGAATTCGACGCCAAGGACATTGTCAACGTCCGTATCGACCGCAAGCGCAAGCTGCCGGTCACGTCGCTGCTCTATGCGCTGGGCCTGAATAGCGAGGAAATCCTCAACCACTTCTACAACCGCGTGACCTTCGTCCGCGGCCAGGGTGGCTGGCAGATCCCGTTCGCCGCCGAAAACTGGCGCGGCCAGAAGCCGATGTTCGACATCGTCGACGCCAGCTCGGGCGAAGTGATCTTCCCCGCCGGTCAGAAGATCAGCCCGCGCGCTGCCAACAAGGCGGCTAAGGACGGTCTGGAAACGCTGCTGATCCCGACCGAGGAAATCTTCGGTCGCTATTCGGCCTTTGACCTGATTAACGAAGCGACCGGCGAGATTTATATCGAGGCGGGCGACGAAGTGTCGGCCGAAAACCTCGAAAGCCTCGACAAGGCCGGCATCGACCGCGTCGAACTGCTCGATATCGATCATGTGTCGACCGGTCCCTGGATCCGCAACACGCTCAAGGTCGACAAGGCTGAAGAGCGCGAGCAGGCGCTGTCCGACATCTATCGCGTGATGCGTCCCGGCGAACCGCCGACGCTGGAAACGGCAGAGTCGCTGTTTTCGGGCCTGTTCTTCGATCCCGATCGCTACGACCTGTCGGCCGTGGGCCGCGTCAAGCTGAACATGCGCCTCGACCTCGACACGCCGGACACGGTGACGACGCTGCGCACCGAGGATATTCTGGCGGTCGTCAAGACGCTGGTCGATCTGAAGGACGGCAAGGGCGAAGTCGACGACATCGACAATCTGGGCAACCGTCGCGTGCGTTCGGTGGGCGAGCTGCTGGAGAACCAGTATCGCGTCGGCCTGCTCCGCATGGAGCGCGCGGTTAAGGAACGCATGTCGTCGGTCGATGTGTCGACGGTCATGCCGAACGACCTGATCAATGCAAAGCCGGCGGTCGCCGCGGTGCGCGAATTCTTCGGTTCGTCGCAGCTGTCGCAGTTCATGGACCAGACCAACCCGCTCTCCGAAGTGACGCACAAGCGTCGCGTGTCGGCGCTCGGGCCGGGCGGTCTGACGCGTGAGCGCGCGGGCTTCGAAGTCCGCGACGTTCACCCGACCCACTATGGCCGTATCTGCCCGATCGAAACGCCGGAAGGCCCGAATATCGGTCTGATCAACTCGCTGGCGACGTTCAGCCGGGTGAACAAGTACGGCTTTATCGAGACGCCGTACCGCAAGGTGATCGACGGCAAGGTGACCAACGAGGTCGTCTATCTCTCGGCCATGGAAGAGCAGAAGCACACCGTCGCTCAGGCATCCGCCGCCCTCCACGAAGACAAGAGCTTCGCCGAGGAACTGGTGTCGGCACGTCAGGCGGGCGAATTCCTGATGGCGCTGCCTGAAAACGTCACGCTGATGGACGTGTCGCCCAAGCAGCTTGTCTCGGTCGCGGCTTCGCTCATTCCATTCCTGGAAAATGACGACGCCAACCGCGCGCTGATGGGCTCGAACATGCAGCGTCAGGCCGTGCCGCTGATCCAGGCCGAGGCGCCGTTCGTCGGCACCGGCATGGAAGAGACGGTGGCGCGCGACTCGGGTGCAGCCATTGCCGCCAAGCGTGAGGGTATCGTCGATCAGGTCGACGCTGCACGTATCGTGATCCGTGCGACGGGCGACGTCGATGCCAGCGAAAGCGGCGTCGACATCTATACCCTGATGAAGTTCGAGCGTTCGAACCAGTCGACCTGCATCAACCAGCGTCCGCTGGTGAAGGTGGGCGATGTGGTGAAGGCGGGCGACGTCATTGCCGATGGTCCCTCGACCGAATTCGGTGAGCTGGCACTGGGCCGCAACGTGCTGGTCGCGTTCATGCCCTGGAACGGCTACAATTATGAGGACTCGATCCTCATCAGCGAACGCATCGTGAAGGATGACGTCTTCACCTCGATCCACATCGAGGAATTCGAAGTCATGGCTCGCGATACCAAGCTGGGGCCAGAAGACATCACCCGCGACATCCCGAACGTCGGCGAGGAAGCACTGCGCAACCTCGACGAAGCGGGCATCGTCTATATCGGTGCAGAAGTTGAGCCGGGCGACATCCTGGTCGGCAAGATCACGCCCAAGGGCGAAAGCCCGATGACGCCGGAAGAAAAGCTGCTGCGCGCCATCTTCGGTGAAAAGGCCTCCGACGTGCGTGACACGTCGCTGCGTCTGCCGCCGGGCGTGTCGGGGACGATCGTGGACGTTCGCGTCTTCAATCGCCACGGCATCGACAAGGACGAGCGCGCGATGGCAATCGAGCGCGAAGAGATCGAGCGCCTGAAGAAGGACTCGGACGACGAGCGCGGCATCCTCAATCGTGCCACCTGGTCGCGCCTGCGCGACATGCTGGTCGGTCAGACCGCGACCGCGGTGCCCAAGGGCCTGAAGAAGGGTTCGGTCATCGACGACGCGCTGCTCGACAGCGTGGAGCGGCATGAATGGTGGAAGTTCGCAGTCGCGGACGACGCGGTTCAGGCCAATCTGGAAGGCGTGAAGGCCCAGTATGACGAGGCCGCGAAGCGCATCAAGGAGAAGTTCGAGGATCGCCGTGAGAAGCTGGAGCGGGGCGACGAGCTGCCGCCGGGCGTGCTCAAGATGGTCAAGGTGTTCGTGGCCATCAAGCGCAAGCTGCAGCCGGGCGACAAGATGGCCGGCCGTCACGGCAACAAGGGCATCATCAGCCGCATCCTGCCGCAGGAAGACATGCCGTTCCTGGCAGACGGAACGCCGGTCGACTTCGTGCTGAACCCGCTGGGCGTGCCGTCGCGCATGAACGTCGGGCAGATCTTCGAGACGCATCTGGGCTGGGCCGCGCGCGGTCTGGGTCGCAAGATCGGCGATGCGCTGGACGCATGGCGTGAAGCGAACCCGAACCCGCAAGCGGGTCAGCCGCCCGAAGCGGTCAAGGCTCTGCTGAGCGAGATCTATGGCGACAATTACGCCGCCGAGATCGAGGCACGGACGCCGGAGCAGATCGTCGACCTGGCCACGCATGTCCGCAAGGGTGTGCCGATGGGCACGCCGGTGTTCGACGGCGCGGTGGAAGCCGATGTGACTGCGATGCTGCGCTTGGCCGGGCTGGATGAATCGGGTCAGGTGGACCTGTATGACGGCCGCACTGGCGACCGTTTCGATCGCAAGGTGACGGTGGGGTACAAATATGTGCTCAAGCTGCACCACCTGGTCGACGACAAGATCCACGCCCGTTCGATCGGTCCGTACAGCCTTGTCACTCAGCAGCCGCTGGGTGGTAAGGCCCAGTTCGGCGGCCAGCGCTTCGGTGAGATGGAGGTGTGGGCACTGCAGGCTTACGGCGCTGCCTACACGCTTCAGGAAATGCTGACGGTGAAGTCCGACGACGTGGTCGGCCGCACCAAGGTCTATGAAGCGATCGTCAAGGGCGACGACACCTTCGAGGCCGGCATTCCTGAGAGCTTCAACGTGCTCGTCAAGGAAATGCGCTCGCTGGGCCTCAACGTCGAACTCAAGTCGATGGACGAAGGCGACGAGCTGGCCGAGGCGGCAGAGTAA
- a CDS encoding threonine synthase, producing the protein MNWKDNLTGARPAFVTHLECGLTGERYEADVIQGLSRAGRPLLVRYDLDGVRAALTREVLASRPRDLWRWRELLPVRHAANIVSLGEAETPLIALEATGERLAARAPLVKDEGRLPTGSFKARGLVMAISMAKALGVRTIAMPTNGNAGAAAAAYAARAGMEAVIFCPDDTPEINVREIAAQGARVYRVNGLIDDCGALVAKGCAENGWYDLSTLKEPYRIEGKKTMGLELAEQLGWEVPDAIFYPTGGGTGLIGMWKAFDELEAIGLIGPRRPRMYAVQASGCAPIVRAFEAGERHAERWENAHTVAAGIRVPRAVGDFLILDAVRESGGKALAVGDPAIVRAVERAATEDGLLLCPEGGATLAAYEQALADGEVGRDEQVVLFNCATGLKYPMPDKSRTLDRHAPIDFGAL; encoded by the coding sequence ATGAACTGGAAAGATAACCTGACCGGCGCGCGCCCCGCCTTTGTCACGCATCTGGAATGTGGGCTGACGGGCGAACGGTACGAGGCCGATGTCATTCAGGGCCTGTCGCGTGCAGGTCGACCATTGCTGGTTCGATATGATCTGGACGGCGTGCGCGCCGCGCTGACGCGCGAGGTGCTGGCATCGCGTCCGCGCGACCTGTGGCGCTGGCGCGAATTGCTGCCCGTGCGCCACGCCGCGAACATCGTCAGCCTGGGCGAAGCGGAAACGCCGTTGATCGCGCTTGAGGCGACTGGCGAACGGCTTGCGGCCCGTGCGCCGCTGGTCAAGGATGAGGGGCGCTTGCCGACCGGCAGCTTCAAGGCGCGCGGGCTGGTGATGGCGATCAGCATGGCCAAGGCGCTGGGCGTCCGCACCATTGCCATGCCGACCAACGGCAATGCCGGTGCCGCCGCCGCCGCCTATGCCGCGCGTGCCGGTATGGAGGCGGTGATCTTCTGTCCCGACGATACGCCTGAAATCAATGTGCGCGAGATCGCGGCACAGGGCGCGCGGGTCTACCGCGTCAACGGCCTGATCGACGATTGCGGCGCGCTGGTCGCCAAGGGCTGCGCCGAAAATGGCTGGTACGACCTGTCGACTCTGAAGGAGCCGTACCGGATCGAGGGCAAGAAGACGATGGGGTTGGAACTGGCCGAACAGCTTGGCTGGGAAGTGCCCGATGCGATCTTTTACCCCACCGGGGGCGGCACCGGGCTGATCGGCATGTGGAAGGCATTTGACGAGCTGGAAGCAATCGGCCTGATCGGGCCTCGCCGTCCGCGCATGTATGCGGTGCAGGCGTCGGGATGTGCCCCCATCGTCCGCGCGTTCGAGGCGGGAGAGCGCCACGCCGAACGCTGGGAGAACGCGCATACCGTTGCGGCGGGCATTCGCGTGCCACGTGCGGTCGGCGATTTCCTGATCTTGGATGCGGTGCGTGAAAGCGGGGGCAAGGCGCTGGCTGTCGGCGATCCTGCCATCGTTCGCGCGGTCGAACGCGCCGCAACCGAGGACGGTCTGCTGCTCTGCCCCGAAGGTGGGGCGACACTGGCCGCCTATGAACAGGCGCTGGCGGATGGAGAGGTCGGGCGCGACGAACAGGTGGTGCTGTTCAACTGCGCCACGGGGCTGAAATACCCCATGCCCGACAAGTCGCGTACGCTGGACCGGCACGCGCCGATCGATTTCGGGGCGCTATGA
- a CDS encoding alpha/beta hydrolase: MPEVIFPGPEGRLEGRFAPAPRPRAPVAMILHPHPNAGGTMNNRITQELYKTFQRRGFATLRFNFRGVGKSQGTFDNGIGELSDAASALDWVQSFHPEASTTWVAGFGFGAWIGMQLLMRRPEIRGFISIAPPANMFDFTFLAPCPSSGIIIQGESDEVVTPSAVQKLVDKLRTQKHITIHHDTIPGANHFFEHEMTELMGSVDRYLDMRLDPNSPIR; the protein is encoded by the coding sequence ATGCCCGAAGTCATTTTTCCCGGTCCCGAAGGCCGTCTAGAGGGGCGCTTTGCCCCTGCCCCGCGTCCACGCGCACCTGTTGCGATGATCCTGCACCCGCATCCAAATGCGGGCGGCACGATGAATAACCGCATCACGCAGGAACTCTACAAGACGTTCCAGCGCCGCGGTTTCGCCACGTTGCGCTTCAATTTCCGCGGCGTCGGCAAGAGCCAGGGGACGTTCGACAACGGCATCGGCGAACTGTCCGATGCGGCCAGCGCGCTCGACTGGGTGCAGAGCTTCCATCCCGAAGCATCGACTACCTGGGTCGCCGGATTCGGCTTTGGCGCATGGATCGGCATGCAGTTGCTGATGCGCCGCCCGGAAATTCGCGGTTTCATCTCGATCGCGCCGCCGGCCAACATGTTCGACTTTACGTTCTTGGCGCCCTGCCCGTCATCGGGCATCATCATTCAGGGCGAAAGCGACGAAGTGGTGACGCCCAGCGCCGTCCAGAAGCTGGTCGACAAGCTGCGCACGCAAAAGCACATCACCATCCACCACGACACCATTCCCGGCGCCAATCATTTCTTCGAACATGAAATGACCGAGCTGATGGGCAGCGTCGACCGCTATCTCGACATGCGGCTCGACCCGAATTCACCGATACGGTGA